A region of Bombus huntii isolate Logan2020A chromosome 15, iyBomHunt1.1, whole genome shotgun sequence DNA encodes the following proteins:
- the LOC126873901 gene encoding uncharacterized protein LOC126873901, with product MTKRKAYKQSRRKQYLHQSQESLLQKSDTSDEVDCVQHKCTPFKKRSRSTERLLHQRSPESVLFESDQPDLSCYDDLSLEIVPTFREIELDLNKLDKNEKEKKVEQKGPELIEIKQVKNLFKQNIDKSTEKCFPLDKTLSMNDEIKLEMNDCQSLQEEKSFSRTRLDVYSCNNQLCSSKSAYNFPCDYTSELIPQFANFNSESEPQNGYHNFFDEFQTTISACESVGRYEEKWDGRDRDTRYEIVNEKNSQNSAGKKFISNWNECRRILSNLRHLNSLKVRTANQEFFGNLLPKYKKCDETRLLQMSPFSYNTPSSEENSNERTNKRPFVDETDKIDNKVDDIRDYREVESNTRVRAHSYTPCSGFPPPAKRCRTTLKFDDEEDMERLEKPVATNTVTNLLPMEKKNVQKHLCAKPTITKTPWSADSSESPTTLILDLPAVPNSNGCNKCLKDPTCASFHGNKKFQRFRSAKKPIAKIVLFCVWMIKRITAVLKESYENFKAATTSTSTRRQMEELSQIMIKLRSENEQMINTFLDKVTRLSDQITQVRASNVSVIGALTAEVSGMQDIIKKLASGNETLIQELQRLQQALEDTRTKSPKKSPSPPPPIPSVSLSSTPFAVFPPPPPPPPPPPPPPAPPLPFLPPPAPALPPAQLPAQPITPITPNNGRSVRMPSRKCSTPLFNRPAITVEDLLKVTLKKAPQNVKENRRNTIPGPKGPVVSLDMLRSVKLKSARRRTSDQMSRSPRSGRIIKTRTAPSLSLSPIMKGTDNSLSRILKQVDINKRPRRLLTNSSSFRENIIGKDNQSQKVEASGSRSMIV from the exons ATGACAAAGAGGAAAGCTTACAAACAATCTCGACGTAAGCAATATCTTCATCAATCCCAGGAAAGTTTATTACAAAAATCAGATACCTCTGACGAGGTCGATTGCGTGCAACACAAATGTACTCCATTCAAGAAAAGGTCGAGGTCCACTGAACGACTTTTGCATCAGAGATCCCCAGAATCTGTGCTCTTCGAATCCGATCAACCTGATTTGTCATGCTATGACGATTTAAGTCTAGAAATCGTGCCCACATTTCGTGAAATAGAATTAGATCTAAATAAATTAGacaaaaatgagaaagaaaaaaaagttgAACAAAAGGGACCAGAACTGATCGAAATAAAACaggtaaaaaatttatttaagcAGAATATCGACAAGTCTACAGAGAAATGCTTTCCATTGGACAAAACTTTGTCAATgaacgatgaaataaaattagaaatgaaTGACTGCCAGTCTCTGCAGGAGGAAAAATCTTTTTCAAGGACTAGGCTCGACGTTTATAGTTGCAATAACCAACTTTGTTCCTCGAAATCGGCTTACAATTTTCCTTGCGACTATACATCAGAACTAATACCGCAATTTGCTAACTTTAATTCAGAATCAGAACCTCAAAATGGATACCACAATTTTTTTGATGAATTTCAAACTACAATCTCTGCTTGCGAGTCTGTGGGTCGATATGAAGAAAAATGGGACGGACGGGATCGAGATACGAGATATGAAATAGTAAATGAGAAGAATTCGCAGAATTCGGCtggaaaaaaatttattagtaaTTGGAACGAGTGTAGACGAATTCTTTCCAATTTACGGCACTTGAATAGTTTGAAGGTTCGAACGGCGAATCAAGAATTTTTTGGGAATCTTTTACcaaaatataagaaatgtGACGAAACAAGATTACTGCAGATGAGCCCATTTTCTTATAATACACCATCTTCGGAAGAAAAttcaaacgaacgaacgaataagCGTCCTTTTGTAGATGAAACTGACAAGATCGATAATAAAGTCGATGACATACGAGATTATAGGGAAGTAGAGAGTAATACGAGAGTTAGAGCTCATTCGTATACTCCGTGCAGTGGCTTTCCACCACCTGCCAAAAGATGTCGAACCACGCTGAAATTTGACGATGAAGAAGATATGGAGAGGTTAGAAAAACCTGTTGCTACTAACACGGTTACTAATTTATTACCAATGgagaaaaaaaatgttcaGAAACATCTTTGTGCTAAACCGACGATAACGAAGACGCCTTGGAGCGCTGACAGCTCTGAATCTCCCACCACTTTAATTTTGGATCTTCCGGCTGTGCCTAATTCTAATGGATGCAACAAATGTCTCAAAgat CCCACATGCGCCAGCTTCCATGGAAACAAAAAGTTTCAAAGATTTCGTTCAGCCAAGAAACCCATCGCTAAAATCGTTCTGTTCTGCGTCTGGATGATAAAAAGAATAACGGCTGTGTTGAAAGAG AGTTACGAAAACTTCAAAGCCGCTACAACATCAACATCGACGAGGCGGCAAATGGAGGAGCTCAGTCAAATCATGATAAAGTTACGCTCGGAGAACGAGCAGATGATCAACACATTCCTGGACAAAGTTACTCGTTTGTCTGACCAAATTACCCAG GTGCGTGCAAGCAACGTAAGTGTCATCGGTGCTTTAACCGCAGAGGTTAGCGGCATGCAAGACATCATCAAGAAGTTGGCCAGTGGTAACGAAACTTTGATACAGGAACTACAAAGATTGCAGCAAGCGTTGGAAGATACGCGAACAAAATCTCCAAAGAAATCTCCGTCGCCTCCACCACCGATACCATCAGTTTCACTATCATCTACCCCGTTTGCTGTTTTTCCTCCACCTCCTCCACCTCCCCCACCTCCCCCGCCACCTCCAGCACCTCCTTTGCCATTTCTGCCTCCACCAGCTCCTGCACTTCCGCCAGCACAGCTGCCGGCGCAGCCGATTACACCGATCACCCCGAACAACGGCAGAAGCGTCAGGATGCCCTCGAGAAAGTGCTCAACACCGCTGTTTAATAGGCCAGCTATAACCGTCGAGGATTTGCTGAAGGTGACCCTAAAAAAAGCACCGCAGAACGTTAAG gAGAACAGAAGAAACACAATACCAGGACCAAAGGGGCCAGTGGTTTCCTTGGACATGCTACGTAGCGTAAAATTAAAATCTGCCAGGCGCAGAACGAGCGATCAGATGTCAAGATCGCCGAGGAGCGGACGAATAATTAAAACGCGAACAGCACCGAGCCTCAGCTTGTCTCCGATCATGAAGGGCACAGATAACTCGTTGAGTAGAATTCTGAAGCAGGTGGATATTAATAAACGACCACGACGTCTGTTGACGAACTCGTCGAGTTTTCGCGAGAACATTATCGGAAAAGATAATCAGTCGCAGAAAGTGGAAGCCAGTGGTTCGCGATCGATGATTGTGTAA
- the LOC126873909 gene encoding 14-3-3 protein epsilon: MSEREDNVYKAKLAEQAERYDEMVEAMKKVASLDVELTVEERNLLSVAYKNVIGARRASWRIISSIEQKEENKGAERKLEMIRQYRSQVEKELKDICADILGVLDKHLLPCASTGESKVFYYKMKGDYHRYLAEFAVGNDRKEAAENSLVAYKAASDTAMTDLPPTHPIRLGLALNFSVFYYEILNSPDRACRLAKAAFDDAIAELDTLSEESYKDSTLIMQLLRDNLTLWTSDMQGDGEGEQKEQLQDVEDQDVS; this comes from the exons AAATGGTCGAGGCGATGAAGAAGGTTGCCTCGCTGGACGTGGAGCTGACCGTCGAGGAGAGGAATCTCCTTTCTGTCGCCTACAAAAATGTGATCGGTGCGAGAAGGGCGTCTTGGAGAATAATATCTAGCATTGAACaaaaggaggagaacaaaGGCGCCGAGAGAAAGCTGGAGATGATCCGCCAGTACCGATCTCAGGTCGAAAAAGAACTGAAAGACATCTGCGCTGATATCCTCGGAGTTTTGGACAAACATCTGCTCCCATGTGCGTCTACTGGAGAGTCGAAAGTCTTCTATTACAAAAT GAAGGGCGATTATCACCGTTACCTTGCTGAGTTCGCCGTCGGCAACGACAGGAAGGAAGCGGCAGAGAACTCTCTGGTCGCTTACAAAGCGGCGAGCGACACCGCTATGACCGACCTTCCACCGACTCATCCCATCCGCTTAGGATTGGCGCTCAACTTCTCCGTGTTCTATTATGAGATCCTCAATAGTCCCGACAGAGCGTGTCGTCTCGCGAAAGCTGCCTTTGACGACGCGATCGCGGAACTAGACACGTTGTCCGAGGAGAGTTACAAAGATTCTACCCTCATCATGCAGCTTCTCAGGGACAATCTTACTCTCTGGACGTCGGATATGCAAGGAGACG GGGAGGGCGAACAGAAGGAGCAGTTGCAAGATGTGGAAGATCAGGACGTATCGTAA